ATTATTTGCTATTGGACTTTCAATCGGGATGTCTAAAGTTAAGGACGGAGCTGCTGCAATGGCTGGGGTCGTTGCATATATTGTTCCCACTTATGTTTTGGCTCCCAATCAAGTTGCTTTATTAAAGGGAATTAATGTTAAAGCTGTTGATCCAGCTTTTAATGCGATTGCAGGAAATGTTTTCATTGGTATTGTTGCAGGTTTGATTGCTGCGGCATTGTTTGATCGTTTCCATGAAACTAAGTTACCAATGGCTCTTTCATTCTTTAGTGGAAAAAGATTGGTTCCAATTTTAGCCACTTTAGTAATGTTAGTTGTTTCCGTTGTTCTACTATTTATTTGGCCAGTTCTATATAACGCCTTAATTAGTTTTGGTAAATTCTTCGTCAGCTTGGGTGCTGTCGGTGCTGGTTTGTTTGGATTCTTCAATCGTCTGTTGATTCCAACTGGATTGCATCAAGCTTTGAATCAAGTCTTTGAATTTAATATTGCTGGTATTAATGATATTGGTAATTTCTGGGCCAACAAAGGAACAAAGGGTATAACAGGAATGTACTTGGCTGGCTATTTCCCAGTTATGATGTTTGGTCTTCCTGCTGGAGCATTGGCTATTTATAAAAATGCTCTACCAGAACGTAAAAAAACTACAGCTGGTTTGATGATGGCTGGAGCCTTTGCTTCATTCTTTACTGGTGTTACAGAACCTTTGGAATTCTCATTTATGTTTGTTGCTTGGCCATTGTATGTTATCCACGCTGTTTTAACAGGATTATCAATGGGATTTGCAGCATTTATGCACTGGACAGCTGGTTTCACATTCAGTGCTGGATTGGTTGATTATATTCTAAGTTTCCATATGCCGATTGCAAATAAACCATATATGCTATTAGTACAAGGTATTGTAATGGCATTTATCTATTACTTTGTTTTTGATTTTGCAATTAAGAAATTTAATCTCATGACACCAGGTCGTGAACCATTGGATGATAGTGCCAATGATCAAACGGTCGCTGTTGCTACATCTGATAGTGATGACAAATATATGATTGCTGCTAAGAAGATTTATGCTGGAATCGGTGGTCATGATAATATTAAAGTTATTGATAATTGTACGACACGTCTACGTCTGCAATTGGAAGACACAAGTAAAGCAAATAAGTCACAAATTATGAGTGCTAATGTTAACGGAATTAATGTTTTGGATAAAACTAATATCCAAATTGTTGTCGGAACAGAGGTTCAATTTGTCGCTGATGCATTGAAGAAGTTATATGCTGAAAATGCTCAGATTTCTACTACTAATAGTGATTCTGATAAAAAAGATGTACAAACAGAGCCAGTTAGCGATATTAAGTCTGGCGAAACGGATATCTTCTATAGTGTCGCTAATGGTAAATTAGAAGATATTGAAAAAGTTTCCGATCCAACGTTTGCTCAAAAAATGTTGGGTGATGGCTATGCGGTAGTTCCAAGTGATGGTAAAATTGTTGCTCCAGTCGATGGTACAATTACTACTATTTTCCCTACAAAGCATGCTTTAGGTATTAAGACTGATAATGGTTTGGAAGTACTAGTGCATATGGGGATTGATACTGTGCAACTGAAAGGCGAACCATTTGAAATCAAGGTTACTGATGGTCAAAAGATCAAACATGGCGAGCAGCTTGCCCAAGTAGATCTTAAACAAATTACTGACGCGGGTAAGAAGACTGATATGATGGTTATTATTACTAATATGCCTAGTGTTGCTTATATGAAGTACAACGTTTTGAATCAAGATGTCAATTTAGATCATGAAGTTGTGAAAGTTACAACTAAGTAATTCTATTTTATAAATAAATAATATGTAATCCAAATATCCGATGTGATGACTATTCTAGATAGTTATTACGTCGGATTTTTTTAGGTTGAAGGATTAAATTATTTTGTGATATATAGGTATAGACCTTTTCTGCAAAGTAAAATGTTTTATAAAAAAATTATTGAAGAATAAAAGGACGGTTGAGCTAAGTAACATCCCGTTACATTTATGTAACAAGTGAAAAAATATTGGATAAAAATATATTTGTTTTTTGTAGTAATGGTTGTAATTGTTGATATTAAAGGGGTTGTAGCACTTTTTTATGAAAAATAGTGAAAGTACAAATCGGCTTTCAAATATCACAAATTGATTCTAGAAGACTTAATATTTTTGAAAATAAAGTTGATTGGATAATAATTAATTATTAAGAACCTTGGTACAATAGTCTCAATTAATATGCCAAGTGTGTATAAAAATAATTAAAAATTTAGTAAATATTAATTTTATTGAGTCTGGTCTAGACTTTTTTTAAAAAAGGGCTGTTTTTTTTCTGAAAAAATGATATTATGTAAGGGTTCACATGAAGGGTGAGCTATATTAAAGCGATTTATCTAGATATTATTCATCATTTTATTTAGACCCATTTTATGTGGTCAAAGTAAGCGCTTTAATAACATAAAAATATAAGGAGGATGAAACATGGTTGGAATTATTATTGCAAGCCATGGTGACTTTGCCGACGGTATCAAGATGTCTGGTTCAATGATTTTCGGTGAACAAAAAGATGTTCAATCCGTTACATTACAACCTAGCATGGGGCCTGATGACCTTAAGGCAAAATTGGAAGAAGCTGTTTCCAAGCTTGAAGATCAAGAACAAGTTTTGTTCTTAGTCGATCTTTGGGGCGGAACTCCATTCAACCAAGTTAACGGTTTGTTCGAAGAACATAAAGATAAGTGGGCTATCGTTGCCGGACTTAACTTACCTATGTTGATTGAAGCTTATGCTTCACGTATGTCAATGAACTCAGCACATGAAATTGCTGCTCATATTATTGAAACAGCAAAAGATGGTGTTAAGGTTCGTCCAGAATCATTGCAACCTAAGGATGCTGCACCTAAAGCTGCACCAAAACAAACTTCAGGTGGTAAACCTGGTTCAATGAAATATGTTTTGGCTCGTATTGACTCACGTCTATTACATGGACAAGTTGCTACTGCTTGGTCAAAAACTGTTGCACCTACACGTATCATCGTTGTTTCAGATAATGTTGCTAAGGATGATTTGCGTAAACAATTGATTATGCAAGCAGCACCAGTTGGTGTTCATGCTCACGTTGTCCCTATCAATCAAATGATCAAGATTGCTAAGGATGATAAGCATTTTGGTGGAGAACGTGCATTGCTATTATTCGAAACACCACAAGATGTTGAAAGAGCTGTCGATGGGGGCGTTCCATTGAAGACTATCAATGTTGGTTCAATGGCTCATTCAGTTGGTAAAGTTCAACCTAATAAAGTTTTGGCTTTTGATCAAAATGATATTGATACATTCAAGAAGTTGGAATCACAAGGCGTTAAGTTTGATGTTCGTAAGGTTCCTACAGATTCTGAGGATAATCTTGATAATATCATGAAGAAAGCTCAAGCAGAGTTAGATAAGAACAAATAATTAGGATTTAAATTTATACAGAAATAAAACGGAGGATTAATAATCATGCAATTAAATGCTATTCAGATTATTCTTGTCGTTTTAGTATCATTCCTAGCTGGTATGGAAGGTATCTTGGATGAATTCCATTTTCACCAACCAGTTATCGCATGTACTTTAATCGGCTTAGTTACAGGTCAATTGTTACCTTGCCTTATCCTTGGTGGTTCATTGCAAATGATCGCCTTAGGTTGGGCTAATATCGGTGCTGCCGTAGCACCTGATGCTGCTTTGGCAGCTGTCGCTTCAGCTATTATTCTTGTTCTTGGTGGTCAAGGACAAAAGGGTGTCGGTTCAGCTATTGCTATTGCCGTTCCTTTGGCTGTTGCCGGATTACTATTAACAATTCTATGTCGTACATTGGCAACTGGTATTGTTCATATCATGGATAAAGCTGCTGAAGAAGGTAGTTTTAGAAAAATTGATTTCTGGCAATATGTTGCTATTTGTATGCAAGGTCTACGTATCGCTATCCCTGCTGGATTGATTCTTGCAATTGGTGCTGGTCCTGTTAAGGCAATGCTAGATGCTATGCCTACTTGGTTGACAGATGGTTTGTCAATCGGTGGTGGTATGGTTGTTGCCGTTGGTTATGCAATGGTTATCAACATGATGGCTAGTCGTGAAGTATGGCCATTCTTCGCAATTGGTTTCGTACTTGCTACAGTTACAGATTTAACACTTATTGGTCTTGGTACTATCGGTATTTCTATGGCGCTCATCTACTTGAAATTATCTAAATCAGGTGGCAATGGCGGTTCATCTAACGATGGTGGAGGATCTTCCTCTAACACCGGTGATCCAGTCGGCGACATAATAGATAACTATTAAGAGGGGAGAACACATAAAAATGGCAGATCAAGTTAAAATTTCTAAAAGAGATAGAATAGCTGTTTGGTGGCGTTCAACATTCCTTCAAGGTTCATGGAATTACGAACGTATGCAAAATGGTGGCTGGACTTATTCATTAATTCCAGTTTTGAAAAAATTATATAAAACAAAAGAAGATCGTGCTGCTGCTTTAAAGCGTCACATGGAATTCTTCAATTGTCACCCATACTTGGCTTCACCTATTCTTGGTGTAACAATGGCCTTGGAAGAGGAACGTGCAAAGGGTGCACCTATCGATGATGTTACTATTCAAGGTGTTAAAGTTGGTATGATGGGTCCTTTAGCTGGTATTGGTGATCCTGTTTTCTGGTTCACTGTTAAGCCAATTATCGGTGCTTTAGCTGCTTCACTTGCTATGACTGGTAATATTCTTGGACCAATTATTTACTTCATTGCATGGAATGCTATTCGTATGGCCTTCATGTGGTACACACAAGAGCTTGGTTATAAAGCCGGTTCAAAGATTACTGATGACGTTTCTGGTGGTGTTCTACAAGATATCACTAAGGGTGCTTCAATTTTAGGTATGTTTATCCTAGGTTCATTAATTAACCGTTGGGTTGTTGTTAAATTCACGCCAACAGTTTCAACTGTTAAGTTAGCTAAGGGTGCCTATATTGATTGGTCAAAGATCCCATCAGGTGCACAAGGAATCAAGGAAGCTTTGATTCAACAAAAATCTGGTCTATCATTGACTGCTCATAAAGTAACAACATTGCAAGATAACTTGGATCAATTGATCCCTGGTTTAGCTGCTTTGCTTCTAACATTGTTCTGCATGTGGTTACTAAAGAAGAAAGTTTCTCCAATTGTTATCATTCTTGGATTGTTCGTTGTTGGTGTTCTACTACACGTACTTCATGTTATGTAATAAATTGAGAAATTATATTGGGGAGCAAAACATGATGTGTTATGCTCTCAGGTTTTAAGAACAGTGGACCCAATAACTCAAATTTGAGTTATTGGGTCCATTATTCTTTTTTGATAATAGAAAAATTTCGACGTATAATATTTTTAATGAAACATAGGAGGAAGTTAAATGGTCCAATCATTAAATACCAAAGCGGATTTGGTCATTAAAGGCACTTCACATTTAGGATTAACTGATTATGGGAAAATCATGGTTGGCGATAAAGGGTTCGAATTTTATGACGAACGTGATGTTTCCAACTACATTCAAATACCTTGGAGTGAAGTTCAACAGGTTGTTGTTTCTGTCATGTTTGGTGGCAAGTGGATACCTCGATATGCACTTCAAACTAAAAAGAATGGAATGTTTGCCTTTTCCTCAAAGGACCCCAAAAGAGTTCTTAGAGCTATTAGAGTTTACATTGAACCTAATCGTATTGTTAAATCTTTGACCTTCTTCCAAGTGGTTGCGAGGGCCTTTAAAAAGAATCCTAATAAGAAGAATAAAAAGAAAAAATAAGTTTAATTTATAAGTATTAAAAATCCCAATATAACAGTCATTAAGATGATTGGTATATTGGGATTTTTTAGGTTTAAAGAATAAAATAAATTATGTGTAGCATTTTTATGCCAAACAGACATAATTTGCTTATTTTCAGAACTTTATTTTGGCTAATTTGTTCATTTAGATATATCTTAAAGATAAATAAATGGTCAAGGTGATTGGGATGGAAAACGAATTGAGTTTTGCTAGAAAAATCAGTTTTAAACCATTATTAAGTAGTATTTTCCTAGGCACAATGGTAGAAGTAATGGCTTCTGTGGTCTTTTCAAAAGTAATCTTACTAGCAATTCTATGCGGTATCCTTGCAATGCTGATTGATAGTCTAGTGATTTATCCTCGTTATTTAAAAGAACTGTATGGAGGCTGGAGAATCGATCAAACGGGCCTTTATTATGTAGATTATGATAGTTGGCTCAAACGAGTTGCTTTAATTTATTTCCCGTTGCATCAAAAGAGTATATTTGTGCCCCCGTCTGCAATCAATAGCTTTAAGATTGTAAATGGTCCGGTAATTATAAATAGTCAGACCGTCAATGGTGGAATTTTAGACGTTAGTCAATTTTGTCATGAAAAGTATTTAGTCGTTTTTATTGATAATGGAGAAGTTAATTTGGAATTAACTTGGGACTCACAAGGAAAAGTTAGTGAACGTAAAAATATTGATAGACTAATCACGCTTTTGAAACACAGGTGTGAAATGAATAATCAATTAAATTCTGAAAACTAAAAAATCCGATGTAACAATCCTTTATTGATTGTTGCATTGGACTTTTTTGAAGCATTTTTTCAACAAATAAATAGTGAAATACATGAAGGGTGGTTTTACATTAAGGAGATTGATTGCGATGTGTAGAACCGTATCTCAACAAAAATAGAATAGTTTATCGAACGCGTTTCATGTCAAGTAAATTTCTAATATAATTGAAAATAAAAGATGAAGGAGGAGTCAATGAAATTTTTGAAGAGTAATCTCACTAAAATTATTATCGCTAGTTTAATTTTTCCAATTGTAATGGTAATTCTGGCCTTACTTATAAGGAATCAGAAGGTTGACGAGCTATGGCAAATTATTAGTGATGTTTTGGTATTTGTTGTAGCATTTTTATTAAACCAAAAGTATTTGAAGCAGAAAATGTTTTGGTTCAATTCAAGAAATTTAGGAACTCAATTGTATACAGCTTTGCCAGCGATAATCATTATTTTTATGTTAAATTCGGCCGTATTGGGTGTATCGGATTTTAAAGTTAAATTACGGATTGTCGTATTATGTCTATTAGTGGGTTTAGCTGAGGAGTATATTTTTCGAGGTATTTTAGTCAGTCTATTTTTAAAATTGTTACACAACAATGCCTTTGGCGCAGTGATTGGATCTAGTATTATGTTTGGCCTGATACATTTGATGAATTTGAAATCTTTGCCGATAGGTTATGTTTCAGGACAAGTAATATTTGCAGCAGCTGTGGGTCTATTATTTGGGACCATTTATGTAAAAACTAGAAATTTGTCGATTGTTATTCTTCTGCATGCTTTCAGAGATATGTTTCCAATGTTTTCCGATAAATTGGTGGCTGAATCCGCTCAGATGAAGTTCTCAATTGATTCATTATACGTAATTGGAGTCCTTTTTCTAATTGCTCTATTTATCTCATATAGGCAATTGAAGGATTTCCAAGTGTCAAAACAAGATGAAGTTTGGTCAATTTCTGAACGTTAAAATAAAATGAATCTAGCAATCAAGTTGATTACTAGATTCATTTTTGAATAATTTTATTTTAATTTTAATGGTTGGGTGGTATCTAGCCATTCGTTAGTTTGAATATTTTTGAAGTACATCGTAATTTCTGAATCGGTGTTTTTAACCTTAACAATTAAAGCACCATCAAAATTCTTACCTGGTTGAACTTGTCCTGTATTACTGTTATTGATGATAGTAGTGTAATCACCTGTAGCACTTGTAGGGTTTAATTGTTGCCCATCTTGTTTGATCATAATGGCAGTATTTTGGACCTTTTGGGGAACTTCGTTATTCTGAGTTTTATTAGTGTAATTATATTTAACTAATAAAGCAGGATCACCATTTGCATCTTTGATCAATTTGATTTGATTAGAAATTTTAAAAGTGTACCAATCGGTATCATAAGTTAAGTCATTGTATGTTCCAGCATTTTTAATTTAGTTAGTTTGTGCTTTTTGCTGACTATCTTTTGCTGGTTCTTTTTTTTGCTCAGTATTATTGTCACTTTTTTGTTCTTTTGAAGTAGGTTCTTTTTCAACTTTTTGTGCTTTTTATTTTTTAGTTGGTTTCTTTTTAGTCGTTTTCTTGCTTTTAGTTTCTTTTTTAGGTCTTACTTTTTCTATTTTATGAGAAGGCTGCGTTGTGTGGGTGTCGTTATTTGACGTATTTGTCTTCCAAAAAATTAGTATACCAATTATCAAAATGATAACTAAAATCAAAGAAATGATAAAAAATTTCTTTTTGTAGAAAGGCTTGTGTCTGCGACGTAAGCTCTCACGTGTTAAATTTGCTTTAGAATTATTATTATGCCTATTCATGTTTTCTCCCCGATGAATAATTGGTCATTGGTAATTAAGATTATAGTATCATAATTATTAACTATGAATTAATTTACTAGAAATTGCTAACAATTTTTTAAAAAATAAAAATTAAATTAAAGTGTTGAACCGCCTTAAAAAAAGTGGTATAAATATCTGGTCGATATTAATGAGATGTTATTTTAATAGAAGGGGGTCGCAATGATGATGCTATTTAGAAGTCATGGCGATTATGAAGTTACTTGTAATTTCTTGAGCAAAGAGGGACAGGAAGTTGCTAAAAAGCGTGTCTGTCATAATGTTTCTAAAAAGGAAGCACGTGACGGTATGAGAGACTATATTACTAATAGATTCTCTGATATTATAGATGTCGCTCATCCCATTAAAGTTGTTGCTAAGTTAACAGCTAAATAAGGTTTAAAATTAAATACTACTCAAGAACGAAGCCAATTCGTATAGTGAATTGGCTTCGTTTTGTAGTTAGAGAAAAAATAAGGGTCATCCTTTTTATATTTTGATAAATGATTGTTATGATAGACGCGAGGAGGCAGATTATATGGATCATGAAAAAGTAACTGGCAAACGCTTTTTTTATGTCACTGCACTCAATGTCATAATTACAATTACAGAATTTATTGGAGGCTTCTTTTCTGGTAGTTTAGGATTGATTTCAGATGCCTTTCACAATTTGGAGGATTCTTTATCTATTGTGATTTCCTTTGTCGCAAATGTGATTGGTCAAAAGAAAAATGATGTACAAAAGACCTTTGGTTATAAGCGTGCCGAAATTTTAGCAGCTTTTGTAAACTCGATCATTTTGGTTGTAATTACCGTTATTATGGTGTTTGAATCTTTCAGAAGGCTCTCGCAACCTCAAGAGATTAATGGACGCCTAATGATGATTGTTTCAATAATTGGTTTACTAGCCAACTTTATTTCAATGTGGATTCTTTTTGCTGGATCAAAAGATAATTTAAATATTAAAGCTACTTTTTTGCATATGTTGTCAGATACACTTTCATCAGTGGGCGTTTTTGTAGCTTCTATTTTTGTCATTTTATTCAATTGGATATGGGTTGATCCTTTAATTACAATTGTGATTGCTTTGTGGCTTTTAAAAGAGGCCTTTAGCGTGGTTTTTGAAACAATCAATATTCTTATGGAGGCCAGTCCTAAAATTGATTTGGACGCTGTTCAAGAGGCAATTTTAACTGTACCGGAAATAGTCAAGGTTCATCACGTACATGTTTGGATGATTGATGAGAATCATATTATGCTAGATGCTCATATTAATGTTAAAAAAACTTGTAATGTGTCGCAATTGGATTCAATCTATGATGTCGTTGATAAGATGTTGAATGATAAATTTCATATTACGCATGTAACTTTGCAAGCTGAATGTTCTAGAGGATTGGATAACTCATTGATAGATTAATAAGAAGTGGCATTTGTGCTAAGATTAGTAGGTAATTTTATAATGAAAGTTGGAATGTCATAATATGGTAAAACTTGTTATGGTCAGACATGGTGAGAGCATAGCCAATGCATTGAATCAATACACTGGTTGGAATAATGTTGGTTTGACGCATGAGGGAAGAATCCAAGCACACGTAGCTGCAAAGAAATTGCGAGGTTTTGAATTTGAGCATGTTCATACGTCAGTTTTAAAACGAGCAATTATCACAGCTTATATTATTCAAGATGATTTGAATCTTAATTATGTACCGATAACTAAAAGCTGGCGTTT
This sequence is a window from Companilactobacillus alimentarius DSM 20249. Protein-coding genes within it:
- the nagE gene encoding N-acetylglucosamine-specific PTS transporter subunit IIBC, whose product is MKTYLQRMGRSLQLPVAVLPAAALLEGIGHWLPQNWSLSQFLQVGGTAILSQLALLFAIGLSIGMSKVKDGAAAMAGVVAYIVPTYVLAPNQVALLKGINVKAVDPAFNAIAGNVFIGIVAGLIAAALFDRFHETKLPMALSFFSGKRLVPILATLVMLVVSVVLLFIWPVLYNALISFGKFFVSLGAVGAGLFGFFNRLLIPTGLHQALNQVFEFNIAGINDIGNFWANKGTKGITGMYLAGYFPVMMFGLPAGALAIYKNALPERKKTTAGLMMAGAFASFFTGVTEPLEFSFMFVAWPLYVIHAVLTGLSMGFAAFMHWTAGFTFSAGLVDYILSFHMPIANKPYMLLVQGIVMAFIYYFVFDFAIKKFNLMTPGREPLDDSANDQTVAVATSDSDDKYMIAAKKIYAGIGGHDNIKVIDNCTTRLRLQLEDTSKANKSQIMSANVNGINVLDKTNIQIVVGTEVQFVADALKKLYAENAQISTTNSDSDKKDVQTEPVSDIKSGETDIFYSVANGKLEDIEKVSDPTFAQKMLGDGYAVVPSDGKIVAPVDGTITTIFPTKHALGIKTDNGLEVLVHMGIDTVQLKGEPFEIKVTDGQKIKHGEQLAQVDLKQITDAGKKTDMMVIITNMPSVAYMKYNVLNQDVNLDHEVVKVTTK
- a CDS encoding PTS sugar transporter subunit IIB yields the protein MVGIIIASHGDFADGIKMSGSMIFGEQKDVQSVTLQPSMGPDDLKAKLEEAVSKLEDQEQVLFLVDLWGGTPFNQVNGLFEEHKDKWAIVAGLNLPMLIEAYASRMSMNSAHEIAAHIIETAKDGVKVRPESLQPKDAAPKAAPKQTSGGKPGSMKYVLARIDSRLLHGQVATAWSKTVAPTRIIVVSDNVAKDDLRKQLIMQAAPVGVHAHVVPINQMIKIAKDDKHFGGERALLLFETPQDVERAVDGGVPLKTINVGSMAHSVGKVQPNKVLAFDQNDIDTFKKLESQGVKFDVRKVPTDSEDNLDNIMKKAQAELDKNK
- a CDS encoding PTS mannose/fructose/sorbose transporter subunit IIC: MQLNAIQIILVVLVSFLAGMEGILDEFHFHQPVIACTLIGLVTGQLLPCLILGGSLQMIALGWANIGAAVAPDAALAAVASAIILVLGGQGQKGVGSAIAIAVPLAVAGLLLTILCRTLATGIVHIMDKAAEEGSFRKIDFWQYVAICMQGLRIAIPAGLILAIGAGPVKAMLDAMPTWLTDGLSIGGGMVVAVGYAMVINMMASREVWPFFAIGFVLATVTDLTLIGLGTIGISMALIYLKLSKSGGNGGSSNDGGGSSSNTGDPVGDIIDNY
- a CDS encoding PTS system mannose/fructose/sorbose family transporter subunit IID, which produces MADQVKISKRDRIAVWWRSTFLQGSWNYERMQNGGWTYSLIPVLKKLYKTKEDRAAALKRHMEFFNCHPYLASPILGVTMALEEERAKGAPIDDVTIQGVKVGMMGPLAGIGDPVFWFTVKPIIGALAASLAMTGNILGPIIYFIAWNAIRMAFMWYTQELGYKAGSKITDDVSGGVLQDITKGASILGMFILGSLINRWVVVKFTPTVSTVKLAKGAYIDWSKIPSGAQGIKEALIQQKSGLSLTAHKVTTLQDNLDQLIPGLAALLLTLFCMWLLKKKVSPIVIILGLFVVGVLLHVLHVM
- a CDS encoding DUF956 family protein, which produces MVQSLNTKADLVIKGTSHLGLTDYGKIMVGDKGFEFYDERDVSNYIQIPWSEVQQVVVSVMFGGKWIPRYALQTKKNGMFAFSSKDPKRVLRAIRVYIEPNRIVKSLTFFQVVARAFKKNPNKKNKKKK
- a CDS encoding CPBP family intramembrane glutamic endopeptidase, whose translation is MKFLKSNLTKIIIASLIFPIVMVILALLIRNQKVDELWQIISDVLVFVVAFLLNQKYLKQKMFWFNSRNLGTQLYTALPAIIIIFMLNSAVLGVSDFKVKLRIVVLCLLVGLAEEYIFRGILVSLFLKLLHNNAFGAVIGSSIMFGLIHLMNLKSLPIGYVSGQVIFAAAVGLLFGTIYVKTRNLSIVILLHAFRDMFPMFSDKLVAESAQMKFSIDSLYVIGVLFLIALFISYRQLKDFQVSKQDEVWSISER
- a CDS encoding DUF5067 domain-containing protein, with amino-acid sequence MKNAGTYNDLTYDTDWYTFKISNQIKLIKDANGDPALLVKYNYTNKTQNNEVPQKVQNTAIMIKQDGQQLNPTSATGDYTTIINNSNTGQVQPGKNFDGALIVKVKNTDSEITMYFKNIQTNEWLDTTQPLKLK
- a CDS encoding cation diffusion facilitator family transporter, whose translation is MDHEKVTGKRFFYVTALNVIITITEFIGGFFSGSLGLISDAFHNLEDSLSIVISFVANVIGQKKNDVQKTFGYKRAEILAAFVNSIILVVITVIMVFESFRRLSQPQEINGRLMMIVSIIGLLANFISMWILFAGSKDNLNIKATFLHMLSDTLSSVGVFVASIFVILFNWIWVDPLITIVIALWLLKEAFSVVFETINILMEASPKIDLDAVQEAILTVPEIVKVHHVHVWMIDENHIMLDAHINVKKTCNVSQLDSIYDVVDKMLNDKFHITHVTLQAECSRGLDNSLID